A genome region from Gouania willdenowi chromosome 9, fGouWil2.1, whole genome shotgun sequence includes the following:
- the ewsr1b gene encoding EWS RNA-binding protein 1b isoform X4 — protein MASASDYSSYSQGGAQQGYASYAAQPSQSYGQSAQQSYGQQNYGSYAQPASADNAYTQAAPAAGTYPQQQQQYGSSYGQQASPAGYPAAQSATHNYSQSTQAYGAAAYDGTPAATAAAAAAAPAASQSYGSQPGYTAQSAYPGYGQQAAPTAPQSYNATSQPASYNQGSYSQPAAYGQQPAGYQGQQTGYSQQPGYQQQSQQQQQAPPAYPPQAGGSYGQPSGNYRQDGQGGGAGYPGAESSRYPGAADGRGSARDGFDRGGMMHRGRGGMGRGMGSAGDRGGFSKPGGPMGDEREMGRPEEQDDSENSTIYITGLTEKANIDEMAEFFKHVGPLRINRRLGQPAINIYTDKDSGKPKGDATLSYEEPVCAKAAVEHFDGKEFQGRRLKVSMARRKPMMPGMRGGMPMRDGMMGRGGMMGRGGERGGFNPRGGPRGMGRGGPTGGNMQQRAGDWECPNPGCGNQNFAWRMECNQCKAPKPDGPGGGGPPMPFGGERGRGGMGMRGGRGMDRGGPAGGPGGFRGGWGGDRGGFRGRGGMDRGGFRGAGRGGPPMDRMGGRGGRGMGPPGGKMDMRDHRQERRERPY, from the exons ATGGCGTCGGCATCAG ATTACAGCTCCTACAGCCAGGGCGGCGCCCAGCAAGG GTATGCTTCCTATGCTGCCCAGCCATCGCAGAGTTATGGACAGTCAGCCCAG CAAAGCTATGGTCAACAAAACTATGGATCATATGCCCAACCTGCCAGTGCTGATAATGCCTACACTCAGGCAGCGCCGGCAGCTGGAACCtatcctcagcagcagcaacagtatGGATCCTCATACGGCCAGCAGGCATCAC CTGCTGGATATCCTGCAGCGCAGTCTGCCACTCATAACTACTCGCAGTCCACCCAGGCTTATGGAGCTGCTGCCTATGATGGAACTCCTGCTGCCACCGCGgcggctgctgctgcagctccaGCTGCTTCTCAGTCATATGGATCTCAACCTGGGTACACAGCCCAGTCTGCCTACCCTGGGTACGGCCAGCAGGCTGCTCCCACAGCACCACAGAG ttACAATGCGACCAGTCAGCCAGCCAGTTACAACCAGGGCAGCTACTCCCAGCCTGCAGCGTATGGACAGCAGCCGGCTGGTTACCAGGGGCAACAGACGGGCTACAGTCAACAGCCGGGCTACCAGCAGCAGagccagcagcagcaacaagcCCCTCCTGCTTACCCACCCCAGGCTGGAGGCTCCTATGGACAACCATCAG GTAATTACAGACAGGATGGCCAGGGTGGGGGCGCTGGTTACCCTGGAGCTGAATCTTCACGGTACCCGGGGGCAGCCGATGGCAGGGGCTCTGCCAGGGATGGCTTTGACCGAGGTGGAATGATGCACCGCGGCCGTGGTGGAATGGGTCGTGGTATGGG CAGCGCTGGAGACAGAGGTGGCTTCAGTAAGCCTGGTG GACCAATGGGCGACGAGCGTGAAATGG GTCGCCCAGAAGAGCAGGATGACTCTGAGAACAGCACCATTTACATCACCGGGTTGACTGAGAAGGCGAACATTGATGAAATGGCGGAATTCTTCAAACATGTTGGACCACTCAGG ATTAACCGCAGACTGGGCCAGCCTGCCATCAACATCTACACAGACAAGGACTCAGGGAAGCCCAAGGGTGATGCCACCCTGTCCTATGAAGAGCCCGTCTGTGCCAAAGCTGCTGTGGAGCACTTTGATG gGAAAGAGTTTCAAGGTCGTCGGCTTAAAGTGTCCATGGCTCGGCGAAAACCAATGATGCCTGGAATGAGGGGTGGCATGCCCATGAGAGATGGAATGATGGGCCGTGGAG GTATGATGGGTCGTGGAGGAGAGCGTGGTGGGTTTAACCCTAGAGGGGGTCCTCGCGGAATGGGCCGAGGTGGACCCACTGGAGGCAACATGCAGCAGAGAGCTGGAGACTGGGAGTGTCCTAACCC GGGTTGCGGTAACCAAAACTTTGCCTGGAGGATGGAGTGTAACCAGTGCAAAGCCCCTAAACCAGATGGACCAGGAGGCGGTGGCCCTCCCATGCCGTTTGGAGGCGAGCGTGGTAGAGGGGGAATGGGAATGCGCGGAGGCCGAGGGATGGACCGCGGGGGACCAGCAGGAGGTCCTGGAGGATTCCGTGGAGGCTGGGGAGGTGACCGTGGTGGGTTCAGAGGACGTGGTGGGATGGACCGCGGAGGGTTCAGGGGAGCTGGCCGTGGAGGACCACCCATGGACCGCATGGGGGGccggggaggaagaggaatggGCCCACCGGGTGGCAAAATGGATATGAG GGATCATCGCCAGGAGCGCAGAGAGCGCCCTTATTGA
- the ewsr1b gene encoding EWS RNA-binding protein 1b isoform X3 yields MASASDYSSYSQGGAQQGYASYAAQPSQSYGQSAQQSYGQQNYGSYAQPASADNAYTQAAPAAGTYPQQQQQYGSSYGQQASPAGYPAAQSATHNYSQSTQAYGAAAYDGTPAATAAAAAAAPAASQSYGSQPGYTAQSAYPGYGQQAAPTAPQSYNATSQPASYNQGSYSQPAAYGQQPAGYQGQQTGYSQQPGYQQQSQQQQQAPPAYPPQAGGSYGQPSGQYNQQGNYRQDGQGGGAGYPGAESSRYPGAADGRGSARDGFDRGGMMHRGRGGMGRGMGSAGDRGGFSKPGGPMGDEREMGRPEEQDDSENSTIYITGLTEKANIDEMAEFFKHVGPLRINRRLGQPAINIYTDKDSGKPKGDATLSYEEPVCAKAAVEHFDGKEFQGRRLKVSMARRKPMMPGMRGGMPMRDGMMGRGGMMGRGGERGGFNPRGGPRGMGRGGPTGGNMQQRAGDWECPNPGCGNQNFAWRMECNQCKAPKPDGPGGGGPPMPFGGERGRGGMGMRGGRGMDRGGPAGGPGGFRGGWGGDRGGFRGRGGMDRGGFRGAGRGGPPMDRMGGRGGRGMGPPGGKMDMRDHRQERRERPY; encoded by the exons ATGGCGTCGGCATCAG ATTACAGCTCCTACAGCCAGGGCGGCGCCCAGCAAGG GTATGCTTCCTATGCTGCCCAGCCATCGCAGAGTTATGGACAGTCAGCCCAG CAAAGCTATGGTCAACAAAACTATGGATCATATGCCCAACCTGCCAGTGCTGATAATGCCTACACTCAGGCAGCGCCGGCAGCTGGAACCtatcctcagcagcagcaacagtatGGATCCTCATACGGCCAGCAGGCATCAC CTGCTGGATATCCTGCAGCGCAGTCTGCCACTCATAACTACTCGCAGTCCACCCAGGCTTATGGAGCTGCTGCCTATGATGGAACTCCTGCTGCCACCGCGgcggctgctgctgcagctccaGCTGCTTCTCAGTCATATGGATCTCAACCTGGGTACACAGCCCAGTCTGCCTACCCTGGGTACGGCCAGCAGGCTGCTCCCACAGCACCACAGAG ttACAATGCGACCAGTCAGCCAGCCAGTTACAACCAGGGCAGCTACTCCCAGCCTGCAGCGTATGGACAGCAGCCGGCTGGTTACCAGGGGCAACAGACGGGCTACAGTCAACAGCCGGGCTACCAGCAGCAGagccagcagcagcaacaagcCCCTCCTGCTTACCCACCCCAGGCTGGAGGCTCCTATGGACAACCATCAGGCCAGTACAACCAGCAAG GTAATTACAGACAGGATGGCCAGGGTGGGGGCGCTGGTTACCCTGGAGCTGAATCTTCACGGTACCCGGGGGCAGCCGATGGCAGGGGCTCTGCCAGGGATGGCTTTGACCGAGGTGGAATGATGCACCGCGGCCGTGGTGGAATGGGTCGTGGTATGGG CAGCGCTGGAGACAGAGGTGGCTTCAGTAAGCCTGGTG GACCAATGGGCGACGAGCGTGAAATGG GTCGCCCAGAAGAGCAGGATGACTCTGAGAACAGCACCATTTACATCACCGGGTTGACTGAGAAGGCGAACATTGATGAAATGGCGGAATTCTTCAAACATGTTGGACCACTCAGG ATTAACCGCAGACTGGGCCAGCCTGCCATCAACATCTACACAGACAAGGACTCAGGGAAGCCCAAGGGTGATGCCACCCTGTCCTATGAAGAGCCCGTCTGTGCCAAAGCTGCTGTGGAGCACTTTGATG gGAAAGAGTTTCAAGGTCGTCGGCTTAAAGTGTCCATGGCTCGGCGAAAACCAATGATGCCTGGAATGAGGGGTGGCATGCCCATGAGAGATGGAATGATGGGCCGTGGAG GTATGATGGGTCGTGGAGGAGAGCGTGGTGGGTTTAACCCTAGAGGGGGTCCTCGCGGAATGGGCCGAGGTGGACCCACTGGAGGCAACATGCAGCAGAGAGCTGGAGACTGGGAGTGTCCTAACCC GGGTTGCGGTAACCAAAACTTTGCCTGGAGGATGGAGTGTAACCAGTGCAAAGCCCCTAAACCAGATGGACCAGGAGGCGGTGGCCCTCCCATGCCGTTTGGAGGCGAGCGTGGTAGAGGGGGAATGGGAATGCGCGGAGGCCGAGGGATGGACCGCGGGGGACCAGCAGGAGGTCCTGGAGGATTCCGTGGAGGCTGGGGAGGTGACCGTGGTGGGTTCAGAGGACGTGGTGGGATGGACCGCGGAGGGTTCAGGGGAGCTGGCCGTGGAGGACCACCCATGGACCGCATGGGGGGccggggaggaagaggaatggGCCCACCGGGTGGCAAAATGGATATGAG GGATCATCGCCAGGAGCGCAGAGAGCGCCCTTATTGA
- the ewsr1b gene encoding EWS RNA-binding protein 1b isoform X2, protein MASASDYSSYSQGGAQQGYASYAAQPSQSYGQSAQQSYGQQNYGSYAQPASADNAYTQAAPAAGTYPQQQQQYGSSYGQQASPAGYPAAQSATHNYSQSTQAYGAAAYDGTPAATAAAAAAAPAASQSYGSQPGYTAQSAYPGYGQQAAPTAPQSYNATSQPASYNQGSYSQPAAYGQQPAGYQGQQTGYSQQPGYQQQSQQQQQAPPAYPPQAGGSYGQPSGQYNQQGGPPSYNQSSHYSNYRQDGQGGGAGYPGAESSRYPGAADGRGSARDGFDRGGMMHRGRGGMGRGMGAGDRGGFSKPGGPMGDEREMGRPEEQDDSENSTIYITGLTEKANIDEMAEFFKHVGPLRINRRLGQPAINIYTDKDSGKPKGDATLSYEEPVCAKAAVEHFDGKEFQGRRLKVSMARRKPMMPGMRGGMPMRDGMMGRGGMMGRGGERGGFNPRGGPRGMGRGGPTGGNMQQRAGDWECPNPGCGNQNFAWRMECNQCKAPKPDGPGGGGPPMPFGGERGRGGMGMRGGRGMDRGGPAGGPGGFRGGWGGDRGGFRGRGGMDRGGFRGAGRGGPPMDRMGGRGGRGMGPPGGKMDMRDHRQERRERPY, encoded by the exons ATGGCGTCGGCATCAG ATTACAGCTCCTACAGCCAGGGCGGCGCCCAGCAAGG GTATGCTTCCTATGCTGCCCAGCCATCGCAGAGTTATGGACAGTCAGCCCAG CAAAGCTATGGTCAACAAAACTATGGATCATATGCCCAACCTGCCAGTGCTGATAATGCCTACACTCAGGCAGCGCCGGCAGCTGGAACCtatcctcagcagcagcaacagtatGGATCCTCATACGGCCAGCAGGCATCAC CTGCTGGATATCCTGCAGCGCAGTCTGCCACTCATAACTACTCGCAGTCCACCCAGGCTTATGGAGCTGCTGCCTATGATGGAACTCCTGCTGCCACCGCGgcggctgctgctgcagctccaGCTGCTTCTCAGTCATATGGATCTCAACCTGGGTACACAGCCCAGTCTGCCTACCCTGGGTACGGCCAGCAGGCTGCTCCCACAGCACCACAGAG ttACAATGCGACCAGTCAGCCAGCCAGTTACAACCAGGGCAGCTACTCCCAGCCTGCAGCGTATGGACAGCAGCCGGCTGGTTACCAGGGGCAACAGACGGGCTACAGTCAACAGCCGGGCTACCAGCAGCAGagccagcagcagcaacaagcCCCTCCTGCTTACCCACCCCAGGCTGGAGGCTCCTATGGACAACCATCAGGCCAGTACAACCAGCAAGGTGGACCACCCAGTTACAACCAATCAAGCCATTACA GTAATTACAGACAGGATGGCCAGGGTGGGGGCGCTGGTTACCCTGGAGCTGAATCTTCACGGTACCCGGGGGCAGCCGATGGCAGGGGCTCTGCCAGGGATGGCTTTGACCGAGGTGGAATGATGCACCGCGGCCGTGGTGGAATGGGTCGTGGTATGGG CGCTGGAGACAGAGGTGGCTTCAGTAAGCCTGGTG GACCAATGGGCGACGAGCGTGAAATGG GTCGCCCAGAAGAGCAGGATGACTCTGAGAACAGCACCATTTACATCACCGGGTTGACTGAGAAGGCGAACATTGATGAAATGGCGGAATTCTTCAAACATGTTGGACCACTCAGG ATTAACCGCAGACTGGGCCAGCCTGCCATCAACATCTACACAGACAAGGACTCAGGGAAGCCCAAGGGTGATGCCACCCTGTCCTATGAAGAGCCCGTCTGTGCCAAAGCTGCTGTGGAGCACTTTGATG gGAAAGAGTTTCAAGGTCGTCGGCTTAAAGTGTCCATGGCTCGGCGAAAACCAATGATGCCTGGAATGAGGGGTGGCATGCCCATGAGAGATGGAATGATGGGCCGTGGAG GTATGATGGGTCGTGGAGGAGAGCGTGGTGGGTTTAACCCTAGAGGGGGTCCTCGCGGAATGGGCCGAGGTGGACCCACTGGAGGCAACATGCAGCAGAGAGCTGGAGACTGGGAGTGTCCTAACCC GGGTTGCGGTAACCAAAACTTTGCCTGGAGGATGGAGTGTAACCAGTGCAAAGCCCCTAAACCAGATGGACCAGGAGGCGGTGGCCCTCCCATGCCGTTTGGAGGCGAGCGTGGTAGAGGGGGAATGGGAATGCGCGGAGGCCGAGGGATGGACCGCGGGGGACCAGCAGGAGGTCCTGGAGGATTCCGTGGAGGCTGGGGAGGTGACCGTGGTGGGTTCAGAGGACGTGGTGGGATGGACCGCGGAGGGTTCAGGGGAGCTGGCCGTGGAGGACCACCCATGGACCGCATGGGGGGccggggaggaagaggaatggGCCCACCGGGTGGCAAAATGGATATGAG GGATCATCGCCAGGAGCGCAGAGAGCGCCCTTATTGA
- the ewsr1b gene encoding EWS RNA-binding protein 1b isoform X1 — MASASDYSSYSQGGAQQGYASYAAQPSQSYGQSAQQSYGQQNYGSYAQPASADNAYTQAAPAAGTYPQQQQQYGSSYGQQASPAGYPAAQSATHNYSQSTQAYGAAAYDGTPAATAAAAAAAPAASQSYGSQPGYTAQSAYPGYGQQAAPTAPQSYNATSQPASYNQGSYSQPAAYGQQPAGYQGQQTGYSQQPGYQQQSQQQQQAPPAYPPQAGGSYGQPSGQYNQQGGPPSYNQSSHYSNYRQDGQGGGAGYPGAESSRYPGAADGRGSARDGFDRGGMMHRGRGGMGRGMGSAGDRGGFSKPGGPMGDEREMGRPEEQDDSENSTIYITGLTEKANIDEMAEFFKHVGPLRINRRLGQPAINIYTDKDSGKPKGDATLSYEEPVCAKAAVEHFDGKEFQGRRLKVSMARRKPMMPGMRGGMPMRDGMMGRGGMMGRGGERGGFNPRGGPRGMGRGGPTGGNMQQRAGDWECPNPGCGNQNFAWRMECNQCKAPKPDGPGGGGPPMPFGGERGRGGMGMRGGRGMDRGGPAGGPGGFRGGWGGDRGGFRGRGGMDRGGFRGAGRGGPPMDRMGGRGGRGMGPPGGKMDMRDHRQERRERPY; from the exons ATGGCGTCGGCATCAG ATTACAGCTCCTACAGCCAGGGCGGCGCCCAGCAAGG GTATGCTTCCTATGCTGCCCAGCCATCGCAGAGTTATGGACAGTCAGCCCAG CAAAGCTATGGTCAACAAAACTATGGATCATATGCCCAACCTGCCAGTGCTGATAATGCCTACACTCAGGCAGCGCCGGCAGCTGGAACCtatcctcagcagcagcaacagtatGGATCCTCATACGGCCAGCAGGCATCAC CTGCTGGATATCCTGCAGCGCAGTCTGCCACTCATAACTACTCGCAGTCCACCCAGGCTTATGGAGCTGCTGCCTATGATGGAACTCCTGCTGCCACCGCGgcggctgctgctgcagctccaGCTGCTTCTCAGTCATATGGATCTCAACCTGGGTACACAGCCCAGTCTGCCTACCCTGGGTACGGCCAGCAGGCTGCTCCCACAGCACCACAGAG ttACAATGCGACCAGTCAGCCAGCCAGTTACAACCAGGGCAGCTACTCCCAGCCTGCAGCGTATGGACAGCAGCCGGCTGGTTACCAGGGGCAACAGACGGGCTACAGTCAACAGCCGGGCTACCAGCAGCAGagccagcagcagcaacaagcCCCTCCTGCTTACCCACCCCAGGCTGGAGGCTCCTATGGACAACCATCAGGCCAGTACAACCAGCAAGGTGGACCACCCAGTTACAACCAATCAAGCCATTACA GTAATTACAGACAGGATGGCCAGGGTGGGGGCGCTGGTTACCCTGGAGCTGAATCTTCACGGTACCCGGGGGCAGCCGATGGCAGGGGCTCTGCCAGGGATGGCTTTGACCGAGGTGGAATGATGCACCGCGGCCGTGGTGGAATGGGTCGTGGTATGGG CAGCGCTGGAGACAGAGGTGGCTTCAGTAAGCCTGGTG GACCAATGGGCGACGAGCGTGAAATGG GTCGCCCAGAAGAGCAGGATGACTCTGAGAACAGCACCATTTACATCACCGGGTTGACTGAGAAGGCGAACATTGATGAAATGGCGGAATTCTTCAAACATGTTGGACCACTCAGG ATTAACCGCAGACTGGGCCAGCCTGCCATCAACATCTACACAGACAAGGACTCAGGGAAGCCCAAGGGTGATGCCACCCTGTCCTATGAAGAGCCCGTCTGTGCCAAAGCTGCTGTGGAGCACTTTGATG gGAAAGAGTTTCAAGGTCGTCGGCTTAAAGTGTCCATGGCTCGGCGAAAACCAATGATGCCTGGAATGAGGGGTGGCATGCCCATGAGAGATGGAATGATGGGCCGTGGAG GTATGATGGGTCGTGGAGGAGAGCGTGGTGGGTTTAACCCTAGAGGGGGTCCTCGCGGAATGGGCCGAGGTGGACCCACTGGAGGCAACATGCAGCAGAGAGCTGGAGACTGGGAGTGTCCTAACCC GGGTTGCGGTAACCAAAACTTTGCCTGGAGGATGGAGTGTAACCAGTGCAAAGCCCCTAAACCAGATGGACCAGGAGGCGGTGGCCCTCCCATGCCGTTTGGAGGCGAGCGTGGTAGAGGGGGAATGGGAATGCGCGGAGGCCGAGGGATGGACCGCGGGGGACCAGCAGGAGGTCCTGGAGGATTCCGTGGAGGCTGGGGAGGTGACCGTGGTGGGTTCAGAGGACGTGGTGGGATGGACCGCGGAGGGTTCAGGGGAGCTGGCCGTGGAGGACCACCCATGGACCGCATGGGGGGccggggaggaagaggaatggGCCCACCGGGTGGCAAAATGGATATGAG GGATCATCGCCAGGAGCGCAGAGAGCGCCCTTATTGA
- the rhbdd3 gene encoding rhomboid domain-containing protein 3, whose translation MAGRLWSSWLRFGSDRPGFFLGTSILVFLMVLVYTGGIQASLSVGPEGELPRLRDVFLYALSHDDVPSLVVSVSLLLTFGPCQERCWGTVAFGSLSILTMATLPCVYTLVLFVGWGDASRICGYASVQLALITAQCGQVTQRRFLRCVPVWFVPWFILMLSLLLLPATPALFNLCAICIGHNYRSSLIVMLQDLEETRLVHLLPSWIYVPIKLRLPTHVPVQRYRTPSHTPPAAAAAAHQVNEGVSAWNPHPWTGAVSAWVTAQAPAGSEEEVLEEQMLRAGIQASLQDLPDDPQAKVEVPKSSVSSLRLQQLEKMGFPTDKAVVALAASKQLDGAIALLIEDSVGEQAVVVSKGKSPVPPP comes from the exons ATGGCTGGTCGTCTGTGGTCATCCTGGTTAAGGTTTGGATCCGATCGACCTGGGTTTTTCCTGGGAACATCTATACTGGTTTTTCTCATGGTACTGGTGTATACTGGGGGCATCCAGGCAAGTCTGAGTGTTGGTCCAGAAGGAGAGCTACCCAGGCTCAGAG ATGTGTTCCTTTACGCTCTCAGTCATGATGATGTTCCTTCTCTCGTGGTCAGCGTTTCGTTGCTGCTGACGTTTGGCCCCTGTCAGGAGCGCTGCTGGGGGACTGTGGCCTTTGGGTCCCTGTCCATCCTCACCATGGCAACGCTTCCCTGTGTTTACACCCTGGTCCTGTTTGTGGGATGGGGAGACGCGAGTCGGATCTGTGGATACGCATCGGTCCAGCTGGCCTTGATCACGGCCCAGTGTGGTCAGGTGACCCAGAGAAGGTTCCTGAGGTGTGTGCCAGTGTGGTTTGTCCCCTGGTTCATCCTGATGCtcagtctgctgctgctgcctgctACACCAGCCCTGTTCAACCTCTGTGCCATCTGCATCGGACACAACT ATCGCTCGTCTTTAATTGTGATgttacaggacctggaggagacCAGGCTGGTGCATTTACTCCCTTCCTGGATCTATGTACCAATTAAACTCAGATTACCCACTCACGTTCCTGTACAAAG GTATAGGACGCCGTCTCACACaccacctgctgctgctgctgctgctcaccaGGTGAATGAAGGCGTGTCTGCCTGGAACCCCCACCCCTGGACTGGTGCTGTGTCTGCCTGGGTGACGGCGCAGGCTCCTGCAGGGTCCGAGGAGGAGGTGCTGGAAGAGCAAATGCTGCGCGCAGGGATTCAAGCTTCTCTACAGGATCTCCCAGATGACCCGCAAGCTAAAGTGGAGGTTCCAAAATCCTCCGTCTCCTCCCTGAG ACTCCAGCAGCTGGAGAAGATGGGTTTCCCTACGGATAAAGCTGTGGTAGCTTTAGCAGCATCCAAGCAGCTGGATGGCGCCATCGCTCTGCTAATAGAAGACAGCGTTGGAGAACAAGCAGTGGTGGTGTCTAAGGGGAAAAGCCCAGTACCACCACCATAA